A window from Fodinibius salicampi encodes these proteins:
- the secD gene encoding protein translocase subunit SecD, whose amino-acid sequence MQGNGTKIGFIVAFLAMSVYYLWPTIANTLEQNYIEDLPEAERTEYVEENAQRLQNLREESLSLGLDLQGGMHVTLEVGTPQLILELAGDYADETLEEVINIADQRALENNTDFIEEMVTVFEEKYPDARLSRYYRSDAQDITRRSSNEEIEEYLKNQRDSAVDRAMEIIRTRVDRYGVTEPAIFVQGNNRVVVELPGVANKERIRDLLKGTARLEFRLTATPDQISNARERVVNYYSELASDTTDTTLQQNNGQNPLTQVLATQTRNAYSFGYAAGRDTARVNELLQRSEVQDLMPRNVQLMWGASPFSETPQGQELFELIGVRPEAEMTGEVIEEASVNFDEATNQPRVSMNMDSEGARQWSRITGANIGKPIAIVLDGYVYSYPNVESKIASGRSSISGLENVQEAEDLVNILLSGALPASLEIIEERTVGATLGEASIQAGFYSTLIGLIIVAIFMIIYYHAGGAIADLALLLNIIFILGILAAFNATLTLPGIAGIVLTIGMAVDANVLIFDRIREEQRTGKTLRAAIDGGYSNAMSAIVDANVTTFFVGIILYSFGVGPIKGFAVTLMAGIVASLFSAIVITRVVVDYLTQEKSAEISFG is encoded by the coding sequence ATGCAGGGTAATGGAACTAAAATTGGATTTATAGTAGCCTTTCTGGCGATGTCGGTTTATTATTTGTGGCCGACAATAGCTAATACACTCGAGCAGAATTATATAGAAGATCTGCCTGAAGCGGAACGCACCGAATATGTAGAGGAAAATGCGCAGCGCCTTCAGAATTTGCGCGAAGAATCCCTTTCGCTTGGTCTCGATTTACAGGGGGGGATGCACGTGACGCTGGAGGTAGGTACTCCACAACTTATTTTGGAGTTGGCTGGCGATTATGCAGATGAAACGCTGGAAGAAGTTATTAACATAGCCGATCAGCGAGCACTGGAGAATAACACTGATTTTATCGAAGAAATGGTAACAGTGTTTGAAGAGAAATACCCGGATGCGCGCCTTAGCCGCTATTATCGGTCGGATGCTCAGGATATAACACGTAGATCCAGTAATGAAGAAATTGAAGAATACCTGAAAAATCAGCGCGATTCAGCGGTGGACCGGGCGATGGAAATCATCCGAACACGGGTAGATCGGTATGGAGTTACAGAGCCTGCCATTTTTGTACAGGGTAATAATCGGGTAGTCGTTGAGTTGCCTGGAGTAGCGAATAAAGAGCGAATTCGGGATCTCTTGAAAGGAACCGCCCGATTAGAATTTCGTTTGACTGCTACGCCTGATCAGATCAGTAACGCACGTGAGCGGGTTGTAAACTATTATAGCGAACTTGCATCGGATACGACCGATACTACACTCCAGCAGAATAATGGCCAGAATCCTCTGACTCAAGTATTGGCTACGCAAACGCGTAATGCCTACTCTTTTGGATATGCAGCGGGACGTGATACCGCCCGGGTCAATGAACTTTTACAACGATCTGAAGTACAGGATCTGATGCCGCGTAATGTTCAGCTGATGTGGGGAGCAAGTCCTTTTTCAGAGACTCCACAAGGGCAAGAGCTTTTTGAATTGATTGGTGTTCGTCCCGAAGCTGAGATGACCGGTGAGGTTATTGAAGAAGCCAGCGTTAATTTTGATGAGGCAACTAATCAGCCGCGTGTGTCGATGAATATGGACTCCGAAGGCGCACGTCAATGGTCGCGTATAACCGGGGCCAATATCGGCAAACCCATTGCTATTGTACTGGATGGTTATGTTTATTCCTATCCCAATGTAGAGTCAAAAATTGCGAGCGGCCGCTCTTCTATATCAGGACTGGAAAATGTACAGGAAGCGGAAGACCTTGTAAATATCCTCCTTTCTGGTGCTTTGCCTGCTTCCCTTGAAATTATTGAGGAGCGTACCGTCGGTGCGACATTGGGGGAAGCTTCTATTCAGGCTGGATTTTATTCAACGCTGATCGGGCTGATTATTGTGGCGATTTTTATGATTATCTATTACCATGCCGGGGGTGCAATAGCTGACTTGGCACTTCTTCTCAATATTATTTTCATATTGGGGATACTAGCGGCTTTTAATGCCACCCTTACATTACCCGGTATTGCAGGGATTGTATTGACGATTGGTATGGCTGTAGATGCAAACGTGCTGATATTTGATCGTATCCGGGAAGAACAACGGACCGGTAAAACACTCAGGGCAGCTATTGATGGAGGCTATTCTAATGCCATGAGCGCGATTGTAGATGCAAATGTAACAACCTTCTTTGTTGGAATCATTTTGTACAGCTTTGGAGTAGGGCCGATTAAAGGTTTTGCCGTAACATTGATGGCCGGTATTGTAGCCTCATTATTCAGTGCTATTGTTATAACCCGGGTAGTGGTGGATTACCTGACGCAAGAGAAGTCCGCCGAAATTAGCTTTGGTTAA
- the secF gene encoding protein translocase subunit SecF has product MRWFETPDFNFLKAHKIGYVVSGILLAAALIGILTKGLQYGIDFKGGKTFVLQFEDPVEVQDIRSELAEPLGGAPEVKFYGSPEEVLIRTDNPDDITTVQNAITGAMGQLYPDNPNQVIKTDIVGPRFAEDLKRGAVNAIIFALIVIFIYILIRFKDWTYSAGAVAALFHDVLIVLGVFTLLSDIVPFSLQIDQAIIAAFLTIVGYSLNDTVVVFDRIRENSLLYKTMDYDEMINKSLNDTLSRTVITSVTTFFVVAVLFLFGGEVLRGFSFALMLGVVIGTYSSLFIASSMVIELNKRQQKS; this is encoded by the coding sequence ATGAGATGGTTCGAAACACCCGACTTTAACTTTCTAAAAGCCCATAAAATTGGCTATGTCGTTTCAGGCATACTTTTAGCTGCTGCACTCATTGGCATCTTAACCAAAGGATTGCAGTATGGTATCGATTTTAAAGGGGGAAAAACATTTGTGCTCCAATTTGAGGATCCTGTAGAAGTGCAGGATATTCGGAGTGAATTGGCGGAACCCCTGGGAGGAGCTCCCGAGGTTAAATTTTATGGATCTCCCGAGGAAGTTCTGATACGTACTGATAATCCGGATGATATTACAACCGTACAGAATGCCATAACAGGAGCGATGGGACAGCTTTATCCCGATAATCCGAATCAAGTAATAAAAACAGATATTGTAGGCCCCCGTTTTGCTGAAGACCTTAAAAGGGGGGCTGTTAATGCAATTATTTTTGCATTGATTGTCATCTTCATTTATATCCTTATCCGTTTTAAAGACTGGACCTATTCGGCAGGAGCTGTTGCCGCCTTGTTTCACGATGTTCTCATTGTGCTGGGGGTCTTTACATTATTATCGGATATAGTTCCCTTTAGTCTGCAGATAGATCAAGCTATTATAGCTGCCTTTCTAACAATTGTGGGCTATTCGCTAAACGATACAGTGGTGGTCTTTGATCGTATCAGGGAGAATAGCTTACTCTATAAGACGATGGATTATGATGAGATGATCAACAAGAGTCTTAATGATACGCTTAGCCGTACCGTAATAACTTCCGTTACGACCTTTTTTGTGGTTGCCGTACTCTTTTTATTTGGCGGAGAAGTCTTAAGAGGATTCTCTTTTGCCCTTATGCTTGGCGTTGTAATTGGTACCTATAGTTCCCTGTTTATAGCCAGTTCCATGGTTATTGAACTGAATAAAAGACAACAAAAATCCTAA
- a CDS encoding STAS domain-containing protein has translation MNFNVSERYNCVVIEFKGNVMGGPDAVKLNEKLHELIEDDKTNVVADLGRVKFMNSSGLGMLIGGLTTMRKAGGDLRIANASDKIESLLVVTKLITVFDNYKSLDEAVESYSNDEE, from the coding sequence ATGAATTTCAATGTATCGGAGCGGTATAATTGTGTTGTAATCGAATTTAAGGGAAACGTGATGGGCGGACCTGACGCCGTTAAGCTGAATGAAAAGCTCCACGAACTTATCGAGGATGATAAAACGAATGTGGTAGCTGACCTGGGAAGGGTTAAGTTCATGAATTCATCCGGATTAGGTATGCTTATCGGTGGATTGACAACGATGCGTAAGGCCGGTGGTGATTTGCGTATCGCCAATGCAAGCGATAAAATAGAGAGCCTCTTGGTAGTTACTAAGCTGATAACGGTGTTTGATAACTACAAGTCGTTGGATGAAGCAGTGGAATCGTATTCTAATGACGAAGAGTAA
- a CDS encoding adenylosuccinate synthase has translation MSIRVVVGAQWGDEGKGKIVDILSRKSEYVVRYQGGANAGHTLKFDDKKIVLHLIPSGIFNGDATCVIGNGVVIDPHALLEEIEEVEALGGSLKDRLKISSSAHVILPYHQLLDRVKEEHRGDDAIGTTGRGIGPAYVSKVSRVGIRMSDLFHPEELKKKVRANIADINEALRHVYKKDPIEADPIVDELLVAAEKLCPYITNTANLLHEAVLNNDTILLEGAQGSLLDVDHGTYPFVTSSCPTAGGACTGTGLPPTAIDKVMGITKAYCTRVGNGPFPTELNGEVGEKIREAGQEFGATTGRPRRCGWIDLVALRYAVRVNGINELAVTKLDILDDFEDIKVCTAYEIDGEETEVFPTDLPDIKSLKPVYKSMKGWEESLDHYSSIEELPVEAREYLDFISEYLDVELTILSKGPKRNETIVL, from the coding sequence ATGTCTATACGTGTTGTTGTAGGAGCCCAGTGGGGCGATGAAGGAAAAGGTAAAATTGTAGATATTTTAAGCAGAAAATCCGAATATGTAGTCCGATATCAGGGAGGAGCAAATGCGGGACATACCCTGAAGTTTGATGATAAAAAGATTGTGCTGCATCTGATTCCCTCTGGTATATTTAATGGTGATGCCACCTGCGTGATAGGAAATGGAGTCGTCATCGATCCCCATGCATTACTTGAAGAAATAGAGGAAGTTGAAGCTTTGGGAGGAAGCCTGAAAGATCGACTTAAAATTAGTAGTTCTGCTCACGTTATTTTGCCCTACCATCAGTTGCTGGACCGGGTTAAAGAAGAGCACCGTGGAGACGATGCCATCGGAACGACCGGAAGGGGAATCGGGCCTGCTTATGTCAGCAAGGTTTCTCGTGTAGGTATTCGGATGAGTGATTTATTTCATCCCGAGGAGCTTAAGAAAAAAGTGAGGGCCAATATTGCGGATATAAACGAAGCCCTCCGGCATGTTTATAAAAAAGATCCGATAGAAGCAGATCCAATCGTTGATGAATTATTGGTGGCAGCAGAAAAGCTTTGTCCTTATATAACGAATACGGCCAACCTGTTACATGAAGCCGTACTTAATAACGACACCATTCTTTTGGAAGGAGCCCAGGGTAGTCTTCTGGATGTAGATCACGGAACCTATCCCTTTGTCACCTCCTCATGCCCCACGGCCGGCGGAGCATGTACAGGTACCGGTCTCCCTCCAACCGCAATCGATAAAGTTATGGGAATAACCAAAGCGTATTGTACCCGCGTTGGAAACGGACCATTTCCTACCGAGCTCAATGGAGAAGTTGGAGAAAAGATTCGTGAGGCCGGGCAGGAATTCGGAGCTACTACAGGACGTCCACGACGCTGTGGATGGATTGACTTGGTTGCCCTCAGGTATGCTGTCCGTGTTAATGGAATTAACGAATTAGCGGTTACTAAGCTGGATATCCTGGATGATTTTGAGGATATAAAGGTATGTACGGCTTATGAAATCGATGGGGAAGAAACAGAAGTATTTCCCACTGACCTGCCAGATATAAAATCCCTGAAGCCGGTTTATAAGTCGATGAAGGGATGGGAAGAGTCTCTCGATCATTACAGCAGTATTGAGGAACTTCCCGTAGAAGCCCGTGAATATCTTGACTTTATTTCCGAATATCTGGACGTAGAATTGACTATCCTTTCCAAAGGACCCAAACGAAATGAAACCATTGTACTGTAA
- the purF gene encoding amidophosphoribosyltransferase, with the protein MIDKPRDYCGIFGIQNHPDAALLTYYGLHALQHRGQESAGIVTSYFDEDKERWIMPAHRDFGLVLNVFDDQNIFKRELQGRAAIGHNRYSTTGAAKNPANIQPFRVHYHEGNIAIGHNGNLANAKQLRDRFRQEGVLFQSTSDTELILHLISHSPKKTQIEQVLDALDQIEGAYSLMMLTDDKLIAVRDPNGFRPLALGKVDGSYCVSSETCAFDIIDAEYIRDIEPGEVLVIDQNGGSDSEPESYHLDPEYGTDTSQCIFEFVYFSRPDSKIFGENVDKVRRNLGKYLAKEHPINEVIRNAPDDKKPIVISVPDSSNTAALGYVHENQKFGHECKFEIGLIRNHYVGRTFISPGQKSREQKVRTKFNTVKGVIEGRSVIIVDDSIVRGTTSRYLVNMIRQADPAEIHFLVSSPPIISPCYYGMDFPSPEELMANRFDRDIEEMAKEIGVDSLRYLSPDGLVNAVKEANISDHGYCTACFTENYPVPVNFGVEKEENEIV; encoded by the coding sequence ATGATTGATAAACCACGAGATTATTGCGGCATCTTTGGAATTCAAAACCATCCGGATGCAGCTCTTCTCACCTACTATGGATTGCATGCACTGCAGCATAGAGGGCAAGAATCAGCAGGCATCGTAACCTCATATTTTGATGAGGACAAGGAGCGCTGGATAATGCCTGCACATCGAGACTTCGGATTGGTTCTCAATGTCTTTGACGACCAAAATATTTTTAAGAGGGAACTACAGGGACGGGCTGCCATCGGCCATAATCGATACTCTACAACGGGTGCGGCCAAGAATCCTGCGAACATCCAGCCTTTTCGCGTACATTATCACGAAGGAAATATCGCCATTGGACATAATGGGAATTTAGCGAATGCCAAACAGCTTCGTGATCGCTTCAGGCAAGAAGGGGTACTGTTCCAAAGTACTTCTGATACAGAGCTTATTCTGCATTTAATTTCACATAGTCCAAAGAAAACACAGATAGAGCAGGTGCTTGATGCACTGGATCAAATTGAGGGGGCTTACAGCCTGATGATGCTTACCGATGATAAGTTGATTGCGGTTCGCGATCCCAACGGTTTTCGCCCCCTGGCACTAGGAAAAGTAGACGGTAGCTACTGTGTTTCCAGTGAAACCTGTGCTTTTGATATCATTGATGCCGAATATATTCGGGATATTGAGCCCGGAGAGGTGCTGGTGATTGATCAAAATGGGGGATCTGACTCTGAGCCCGAATCCTATCATCTGGACCCGGAGTATGGCACCGATACAAGTCAGTGTATCTTTGAGTTTGTTTATTTTTCCCGTCCTGATAGTAAGATATTTGGTGAAAATGTAGATAAGGTTCGAAGAAACCTGGGTAAATATCTGGCGAAGGAGCATCCTATAAATGAAGTTATCAGAAATGCACCGGATGATAAAAAGCCCATTGTTATTTCAGTGCCCGACTCTAGTAATACGGCTGCCTTGGGCTATGTGCATGAAAACCAGAAATTTGGCCATGAGTGCAAGTTTGAAATCGGACTGATACGGAATCACTATGTAGGACGTACCTTTATTTCTCCAGGACAGAAATCACGCGAGCAGAAGGTGCGCACCAAATTTAATACCGTTAAAGGGGTTATTGAAGGCCGGTCGGTGATTATTGTTGACGATTCCATAGTGCGGGGGACGACTTCGCGCTATTTGGTGAATATGATTCGACAGGCAGATCCGGCCGAAATACATTTCCTGGTGAGTTCACCCCCAATTATCAGTCCTTGTTATTACGGAATGGATTTTCCGAGTCCCGAAGAATTAATGGCCAATCGTTTTGATCGTGATATTGAAGAAATGGCTAAAGAAATTGGAGTGGATAGTCTGCGATATCTTTCTCCTGATGGGCTGGTAAATGCCGTGAAGGAAGCGAATATATCGGATCATGGATATTGTACAGCCTGTTTTACAGAAAATTATCCGGTACCTGTGAACTTTGGCGTTGAAAAAGAAGAAAATGAAATTGTTTGA
- the yihA gene encoding ribosome biogenesis GTP-binding protein YihA/YsxC, giving the protein MQFKKAHFVTGAPSLDVCPEAYYPEVCLAGRSNVGKSSLINAMVNHKGLARTSNTPGKTQQMNYYLVDDKTYLVDLPGFGYAKVSKKERERWGRDIRDYLLERPTLRLVIHLVDIRHKPSKLDEEFFYWLGTNRLPFIVVLTKGDKISHNKCQQSKARVKRILDEMNIEVPIIISSVKDDVGIDEVKELISEFTQ; this is encoded by the coding sequence ATGCAGTTTAAAAAAGCTCATTTTGTTACCGGTGCCCCATCATTGGATGTATGTCCCGAAGCTTATTATCCGGAAGTATGTCTTGCCGGACGTTCGAATGTGGGGAAGTCATCGCTTATCAATGCGATGGTAAACCACAAGGGATTGGCCCGAACCAGTAATACGCCAGGTAAGACCCAACAGATGAATTACTACCTGGTGGACGACAAAACGTATTTGGTTGATTTACCCGGTTTTGGTTACGCCAAAGTTTCCAAAAAAGAACGGGAGCGATGGGGAAGGGATATCAGGGATTATCTGTTGGAACGTCCCACGTTAAGACTGGTTATTCACTTGGTAGATATCCGCCATAAACCCTCAAAGCTTGATGAAGAATTTTTTTACTGGTTGGGGACTAATCGGTTGCCATTTATAGTGGTATTGACCAAAGGAGATAAGATTTCACATAATAAGTGCCAACAGTCTAAGGCACGCGTTAAGCGAATTTTAGACGAAATGAATATTGAAGTACCTATAATTATTAGCTCTGTTAAAGACGATGTCGGAATTGACGAGGTCAAAGAGCTGATATCCGAATTTACTCAATAA
- the serA gene encoding phosphoglycerate dehydrogenase encodes MSFSILILDNVDPLAEKVFEERGIKVTRNHNLSGEELHQEIKKYDGIVVRSSTTVSADLLKSAENLKVVGRAGVGVDNIDIEAATAEGILVMNTPDGNTVSTAEHTCGMILALARNIPQSVDRVKNGGWDRKKYMGTEVHSKTLGIIGLGKIGAEVAQRMREFGMTVKAYDPFASVEKAESLNIELLELDELLGTADFLTVHTPLTEKTKGLVSLENADKLKKGMYLVNCARGGIYKEEDLSQLIDNGYVAGIALDVYSQEPPNEALYKQLKHPHIISTPHLGASTEEAQEKVAEQIAYQMSDALEQKNFKGSLNGKSISLITNKEVQPYLKLAEILGSAAIQLAPENANNFSFEYSGACAQYSDVLTDSILKGMLSHHVSESVNLINARHYADDRGLKIRETKVSDTKTFNDLITVTFGEDADYQTISATVFGEDDYRIVEIDGYGIELRMEGDIVMYQNVDKPGMLAGVSGAMAKQGINIGALSLGRTDKGSNAITAVSVDKELTEEELKPIIELDGVNALKYISLNN; translated from the coding sequence ATGTCATTTAGCATCCTGATTTTAGATAATGTTGATCCGTTAGCTGAAAAAGTTTTTGAAGAACGCGGTATTAAAGTTACTCGTAACCACAATCTAAGTGGTGAAGAGCTACACCAAGAAATTAAAAAATACGATGGTATTGTAGTACGGAGTTCGACCACGGTAAGTGCAGATCTCCTAAAATCTGCCGAAAACCTAAAAGTAGTAGGGAGGGCAGGTGTAGGAGTTGATAATATCGATATAGAAGCAGCAACGGCCGAAGGAATTCTGGTTATGAATACTCCCGATGGAAATACCGTTTCTACCGCCGAACATACCTGTGGAATGATATTGGCACTGGCACGGAATATTCCCCAGTCTGTAGATAGAGTTAAGAATGGCGGCTGGGATCGAAAAAAATATATGGGGACGGAAGTCCATAGCAAGACGCTCGGTATTATAGGATTGGGAAAGATTGGTGCGGAAGTAGCCCAGCGCATGCGAGAGTTCGGTATGACGGTAAAAGCGTATGACCCTTTTGCTTCTGTGGAAAAAGCTGAGAGTCTAAATATTGAGCTTTTAGAATTGGATGAGCTGTTAGGTACTGCGGATTTTCTTACGGTACACACCCCGCTCACAGAAAAAACCAAAGGTTTAGTTTCTCTTGAGAACGCTGATAAGCTTAAGAAAGGCATGTATTTGGTGAACTGTGCCCGAGGCGGTATTTATAAAGAAGAAGATCTCTCACAGCTTATTGACAATGGCTATGTGGCCGGTATTGCACTCGATGTTTATTCTCAAGAACCCCCTAATGAGGCACTTTATAAGCAGCTAAAACATCCACATATAATTTCTACGCCTCATCTGGGAGCATCCACCGAAGAGGCACAGGAAAAAGTGGCCGAACAGATTGCCTACCAGATGTCTGATGCACTAGAGCAGAAAAATTTTAAAGGCAGCCTAAATGGGAAATCCATTTCGCTTATAACCAATAAAGAAGTTCAGCCGTACCTTAAGCTGGCAGAAATATTGGGTAGTGCTGCTATACAGCTGGCCCCTGAAAATGCAAACAACTTCTCCTTTGAATACAGCGGGGCTTGTGCGCAATATTCAGATGTACTGACGGATTCTATTTTGAAAGGGATGCTTTCCCATCACGTCAGTGAGTCGGTAAATCTTATTAATGCCCGTCACTATGCGGATGATCGCGGATTAAAAATACGGGAAACCAAAGTCAGTGATACAAAGACTTTTAATGATTTGATTACGGTAACATTTGGAGAAGACGCCGACTACCAGACGATATCGGCAACCGTATTCGGAGAGGATGATTACCGTATCGTCGAGATTGACGGTTATGGTATTGAGCTCCGCATGGAGGGAGATATTGTAATGTATCAGAATGTTGATAAACCCGGGATGCTTGCCGGCGTGAGTGGAGCAATGGCCAAGCAGGGTATCAATATCGGCGCGCTAAGTCTGGGACGTACGGATAAGGGCTCGAATGCCATTACTGCCGTATCGGTGGATAAGGAACTCACAGAAGAGGAACTGAAGCCTATTATTGAGCTGGATGGTGTGAATGCATTGAAATACATCAGCCTGAATAACTAA
- the mce gene encoding methylmalonyl-CoA epimerase, giving the protein MKHLDHIGIAVADLEKAINTYKKLLESPCYKRETVEQQKVETAFFRAGESKIELLGATAPDSVIDKFVSKQGEGMHHVAFEVDDIYAEMKRLEEEGFTLLSEEPRPGADDKLVVFVHPKDNCGVLIELCQSTGK; this is encoded by the coding sequence ATGAAACATCTCGACCATATTGGTATAGCGGTTGCAGATTTGGAAAAGGCTATCAATACCTACAAAAAACTGTTGGAAAGTCCCTGTTACAAGCGGGAAACGGTGGAACAGCAGAAAGTAGAGACCGCCTTTTTCCGGGCAGGTGAGTCAAAAATTGAACTGCTGGGTGCTACAGCACCGGATTCCGTGATTGATAAGTTTGTTTCCAAACAGGGAGAGGGAATGCATCATGTTGCATTTGAGGTAGATGACATCTATGCTGAAATGAAACGGTTGGAAGAAGAAGGGTTTACGCTTTTATCGGAGGAACCCCGTCCCGGCGCCGATGACAAGCTTGTGGTCTTTGTCCATCCGAAAGATAATTGTGGAGTGTTAATAGAATTATGTCAATCGACCGGAAAATAG
- a CDS encoding MerR family transcriptional regulator: MDSFSISQISQFSGIKPHTIRMWEQRYSALKPNRSEGNTRYYSNAQLRRLLNIVSLKNSGYKLSELGAMPDKKLNELVLKEQEKTTPDETDEYFVLQLIAAGISYDELYFEKVFSHCLLRYGLKDAYSRIIYPMMVRLGLMWTSDRLPPVHEHFISNLVRQKLLTAIDSLPPAKPDGDKWLLFLPENEFHELGLLFAHYLIRRSGQQAIYLGANVPVQLLINAVSETESDHLLFFLVHFDLPENSRKYLDQLKDSFPDKKIYLSGNHKLINQLETGKSMIWLKSVEHLEQLLAS, encoded by the coding sequence ATGGATTCTTTTTCGATATCTCAAATATCTCAATTTTCGGGCATCAAACCACATACCATCCGGATGTGGGAACAGCGCTATAGTGCCTTGAAACCAAATCGCTCGGAGGGAAACACAAGATATTACAGCAATGCACAACTGCGACGGTTGCTGAATATAGTAAGTCTCAAAAATTCTGGTTATAAACTCTCGGAACTGGGTGCAATGCCAGATAAAAAACTGAACGAACTGGTTTTAAAAGAACAAGAAAAAACGACGCCCGATGAAACCGATGAATATTTTGTTTTACAGCTTATAGCAGCCGGAATAAGCTATGATGAATTATATTTTGAAAAAGTATTTTCTCATTGCCTGCTGAGATACGGACTGAAAGATGCCTATAGCAGAATCATATATCCTATGATGGTACGACTGGGATTAATGTGGACGAGCGACCGGTTGCCTCCCGTTCATGAACATTTTATCAGTAACTTGGTCAGGCAAAAACTGCTGACGGCTATTGATTCGTTACCCCCCGCTAAACCTGACGGGGATAAATGGCTCTTGTTCCTTCCAGAAAATGAATTCCACGAGTTGGGGCTACTGTTTGCCCATTATCTTATTCGCCGTTCCGGCCAACAGGCGATATATCTCGGTGCCAATGTCCCGGTGCAGCTACTCATAAACGCAGTATCAGAGACAGAATCCGATCACCTGCTTTTTTTTCTAGTGCACTTCGATTTACCTGAAAATAGCCGTAAATACCTTGATCAGCTAAAAGACAGCTTTCCTGACAAAAAGATATACCTGTCGGGCAACCACAAATTAATTAATCAACTGGAAACCGGAAAGAGCATGATATGGCTGAAATCAGTTGAACATCTCGAACAACTACTGGCATCATAG
- a CDS encoding fasciclin domain-containing protein produces the protein MLSACGDDDDGPTAPEGPGNIVEVAQSNDDFSTLVSAVTDAGLATTLQGSGPFTVFAPTNQAFEALPEGLLESLSNEQLNEILSYHVVAGSTVMAGDLQAEQSVEASAGGQLFVTVMDGDVMVNDNASVVTADVEASNGVIHAIDQVVLPDSYLDVVGIVAKRFSLQTLEGAVGQADLVSTLQGEGPFTVFAPNNASFEGLDLSGLSQQQLQDVLTYHVLDSKVLSGDLATSQTVTTVNGDELTIEVASDNTVSLTDQQGNTYQVTQADLEGTNGVVHIIDGVLMPS, from the coding sequence ATGTTATCGGCTTGTGGAGATGACGATGATGGGCCAACGGCCCCAGAAGGGCCGGGCAACATTGTCGAAGTGGCTCAGTCCAACGATGATTTCAGCACCCTTGTATCGGCTGTTACCGATGCCGGCTTGGCTACAACATTGCAGGGCAGTGGACCCTTTACTGTATTTGCCCCCACCAACCAAGCATTTGAAGCGCTACCGGAGGGCCTGCTAGAAAGCCTGTCCAATGAACAGTTAAACGAAATATTAAGCTATCACGTTGTAGCCGGATCAACTGTTATGGCTGGCGACCTGCAGGCTGAACAATCGGTGGAAGCGTCAGCGGGAGGCCAGCTTTTTGTAACAGTCATGGATGGCGACGTAATGGTAAACGATAACGCTTCGGTTGTTACGGCTGATGTAGAAGCCTCCAATGGCGTCATTCATGCCATTGATCAGGTAGTCCTTCCCGATAGCTACCTGGATGTAGTGGGTATTGTGGCTAAACGATTCAGCTTGCAAACCCTGGAAGGGGCTGTCGGACAAGCGGATTTAGTCTCTACCCTCCAAGGCGAAGGACCCTTTACTGTCTTTGCCCCAAATAATGCCTCGTTCGAAGGACTCGACCTGTCAGGGCTTTCCCAACAACAGCTGCAGGATGTACTGACCTATCACGTGCTGGATAGCAAGGTTTTGTCCGGAGACCTTGCTACTTCGCAAACTGTTACTACTGTTAATGGAGATGAGCTGACTATCGAAGTTGCAAGTGATAACACGGTTTCGCTGACCGACCAGCAAGGCAATACCTACCAGGTAACCCAAGCTGACCTCGAAGGCACCAACGGTGTGGTCCATATCATTGACGGAGTACTCATGCCAAGTTAG